In Nostoc edaphicum CCNP1411, the sequence TCTTAGATGATTCGTATGCTTACGGAGATTTATCGAAACTTTAAAAAGGATTTTTACACTAGTTTCCATTTTGCTCATTAGTAAAAGATATGTAAGCCTATTTTCTTTTGATTGTACTAGTTTCTGGAAAGGTGCTTTGCTAAACTCCAAAAAACCATCTGTTTTATCAACTTTACATAAAATTTATATTTTACACAACAAGATTCTCGCTTGAGATAAAAATATATTCAATACCAATTTTAAAGAGCATTGCTAGCAGCTTTATTTGATGTAGATTAAAAACCTAAAATGATTAACTTACCTTTCCTACCTTTCCTACCTTTCCCACTTTTCTACTTAGTTATAAGAGAGTAACTTAAAAAAATAGCTTTTTATGATTCATATCTAAATCTATTTTTTTAAGATATTTATTTTGCGATCGCTCAATAATGTGCGCCAAAATCATCGGATCTCTTTGTCAATCCTGGTCTGTCATTAGCATTTATACGTCATTTTCAAAAATCAAGGCTAATATAACAGTCCTAGATGTGTGATTTTTTAAGTTTGAAGTTTTTCAGCTTTTATTGGCAAATAATATGATAGACGTGATATTTTTGAATTAGGATAAAAGTAGATAAATAGCAAAATTAAATACTCAGTAAATCCTGATGAATAAAATAATATTTAGTATATTTTTTGAGTCATAATTTTTGCTAAAAAACAGCCATAATTGATACAAGTTAAATTTTTCAAAAACTGATATTTATTACAACTTAAACAAAAAATAATAGAGAGAATGGGGGCAGAAGAAAAACCTGTTAATTTGCGATCGGAGACGAATAATGGTAGCGATGTCTACGACCGGCGATGCCCACGCAGAGAACGCTCAACATCGGTTAACTATACAAACTGTAGAAATTGCCCCTAACACAACGGCGATTCGCTCTCTTGATTGGGACCGCGATCGCTTCGATATCGAATTCGGACTGCAAAACGGCACAACCTACAATTCATATCTAATTAGGGGTGAACAAACAGTTTTGATTGATACTTCTCACCAGAAGTTTCGTCACCTGTATTTAGAGACTCTCAAAGGTCTTGTTAACCCCAAGACAATTGATTACATAATTGTTAGTCACACAGAGCCAGACCATAGCGGCTTAGTAGAAGATGTCCTCCAGTTAGCTCCTAGAGCTACTGTTTTAGCCTCAAAAGTTGCGCTTCAGTTTTTAGAAGGCTTAGTACACGATCCTTTTTCCAAGCGGATTGTCAAAAGTGGCGATCGCATAGATATCGGCAAAGGACACGAAATGGAATTCGTGAGTGCGCCTAACCTGCACTGGCCTGATACAATCTTTAGCTTTGACCGCAAAACCCAAATTCTCTACACCTGTGATGCTTTTGGGATGCACTTCTGTGACGATCGCACCTTCGACGAAGATTTAGAAGCGATCGAAGCTGACTTTAGATTTTACTATGACTGCTTGATGGGCCCTAACGCTCGTTCGCTGCTGAATGCGATGAAGCGGATGGGTGAGCTAGGGAAGATTAATATAATTGCCAATGGTCATGGCCCTTTATTATACCACCACTTAGATGTTCTAACCGGGTGCTACGAAAATTGGAGCCAAAAACAAGCTAAAGCAGAAACAACAGTTGGCTTGTTTTTTGTCTCAGATTACGGTTATGGAGAGCGTCTTGGTCACGCAATTGCCGAAGGTATACTGAAAACTGGCGTTGGTGTAGAAGTACTGGATCTGAGTACTGCTGAGAGCCAAGAAATTCAAGAACTAGCCGGGAGAGCAGCTGGCATCATTATCGGTATGCCCCCGACTACCGCCGCCGCTGCCCAAGCTAGTATTAGTTCGGTGCTAGCTGTTGCCAAGAACAAGCAATTTGTTGGTCTATTTGAATGTTACGGTGGGGATGATGAACCCA encodes:
- a CDS encoding diflavin flavoprotein: MVAMSTTGDAHAENAQHRLTIQTVEIAPNTTAIRSLDWDRDRFDIEFGLQNGTTYNSYLIRGEQTVLIDTSHQKFRHLYLETLKGLVNPKTIDYIIVSHTEPDHSGLVEDVLQLAPRATVLASKVALQFLEGLVHDPFSKRIVKSGDRIDIGKGHEMEFVSAPNLHWPDTIFSFDRKTQILYTCDAFGMHFCDDRTFDEDLEAIEADFRFYYDCLMGPNARSLLNAMKRMGELGKINIIANGHGPLLYHHLDVLTGCYENWSQKQAKAETTVGLFFVSDYGYGERLGHAIAEGILKTGVGVEVLDLSTAESQEIQELAGRAAGIIIGMPPTTAAAAQASISSVLAVAKNKQFVGLFECYGGDDEPIDTLRRKFLDSGIKEAFPAIRIKEAPTASTFQLCEEAGKDLGQLLVRDRNIKQIKSLDVNMEKALGRISSGLYIVTTKKDNVSSAMLASWVTQASLQPLGFTIAVAKDRAIDSLMQVGDRFVLNVLEEGNYQELKKHFLKRLHPGADRFAGVKTQTAKNGSPILTDALAYMECEIQSSMECSDHWILYCTVQEGRVSKNDGLTAVRHRKVGNYY